Proteins from one Osmerus mordax isolate fOsmMor3 chromosome 21, fOsmMor3.pri, whole genome shotgun sequence genomic window:
- the c21h17orf67 gene encoding uncharacterized protein C17orf67 homolog, with amino-acid sequence MKKFVAFFLCMVLLTVFTDANPIIKESFAKQLLRSKRQLKPGHPDEPMREHLLHMQVLDQRAQETNLEHWLNPHCYPRCDRNYGHPV; translated from the exons ATGAAGAAGTTTGTAGCATTTTTCCTTTGCATGGTCCTATTGACCGTCTTTACAG ATGCCAACCCCATCATCAAAGAGAGCTTTGCCAAGCAGCTTCTCCGCagcaagaggcagctgaaacCCGGCCACCCTGACGAGCCAATGAGA gaGCATCTGCTCCACATGCAGGTTCTGGACCAGAGAGCCCAGGAGACCAACCTGGAGCACTGGCTGAACCCTCACTGTTACCCCCGCTGTGACAGGAACTATGGACACCCTGTCTAA
- the dgke gene encoding diacylglycerol kinase epsilon, translated as MSMEEDDGKRGSREEWTLLFWTSLAVIVPVIITLWCSAQRSKRKIHMKDFFRKSKHGWHYTDLFNKPTYCCVCSQHILQGAYCDCCGLCTDEHCLRRADRTHGCKEIMAPSRTDGALEHRWVRGNVPLASYCVVCKQQCGTQPKLCDFRCVWCQITVHDDCKANLTDGDHCDLGEFRNLIIPPHYLHHVNKLRRRHPDEYTKLAAGCGSSWTPVLVLANTRSGNNMGEALLGEFRTILNPVQVFDLSQLAPSKALQLCTLLPPGSVRVLVCGGDGTVGWVLDAVDSMKLKGQDQFMPRVTILPLGTGNDLSNSLGWGAGYAGEIPVEQVLRNILEAEVVKMDRWKVQVASKGLYFRKPKVLSMNNYFSVGPDALMALNFHTHREKTPSFFSSRIINKAVYFLYGTKDCLVQECHDLDKRIELELDGERVALPSLEGIIVCNIGYWGGGCRLWEGMGDDPCPPTRLDDGLLEVVGVFGSFHCAQIQVKLANPVRLGQAHTVRLVLKSSRMPMQVDGEPWAQGPCTITITHKTQALMLYHSAEQTDEDEDESSASEAESPAPHDSPRPAGPASARA; from the exons ATGTCGATGGAGGAGGACGACGGAAAGCGAGGGTCGCGAGAAGAGTGGACACTCCTGTTTTGGACCTCCCTCGCCGTTATAGTCCCTGTGATTATTACATTGTGGTGCAGTGCTCAGCGCTCCAAACGGAAAATACACATGAAAGACTTCTTCCGCAAGAGCAAACACGGTTGGCACTACACCGATCTGTTCAACAAGCCTACATACTGCTGTGTATGCTCTCAACACATTCTGCAAGGGGCGTACTGTGATTGCTGTGGGCTATGTACCGACGAGCACTGCCTCCGTCGGGCCGACCGGACACACGGGTGCAAGGAGATTATGGCCCCATCTCGAACGGACGGTGCACTGGAGCACCGCTGGGTCCGGGGAAACGTCCCACTCGCCAGTTACTGTGTTGTGTGCAAACAGCAATGCGGGACTCAGCCGAAGCTGTGTGACTTTAG gtgtgtgtggtgtcagatCACGGTGCACGACGACTGCAAGGCCAACCTGACGGACGGCGACCACTGCGACCTGGGAGAGTTCCGGAACCTCATCATCCCCCCTCACTACCTCCACCACGTCAACAAGCTCCGTCGCCGGCACCCCGACGAGTACaccaag ttGGCAGCAGGCTGTGGAAGCAGCTGGACCCCAGTGCTAGTCCTGGCTAACACTCGCAGCGGCAACAACATGGGAGAGGCCCTGCTGGGGGAGTTCCGCACCATCCTCAACCCCGTCCAG GTGTTTGACCTGTCCCAGCTGGCACCCTCCAAGGCCCTGCAGCTGTGCACCCTGCTCCCCCCGGGCAGTGTCAGGGTGCTGGTGTGCGGGGGGGATGGCACCGTCGGATGGGTGCTGGACGCCGTCGACTCCATGAAGCTTAAG gGTCAGGACCAGTTCATGCCGAGGGTGACCATCCTGCCGTTAGGAACAGGAAATGACCTGTCCAACTcgctgggctggggggcgggCTACGCCGGGGAAATACCTGTGGAGCAGGTGCTCAGAAACATCCTGGAGGCTGAGGTGGTCAAGATGGACAG ATGGAAAGTGCAGGTGGCTTCAAAAGGCCTCTACTTTCGTAAGCCCAAG GTTCTGTCCATGAATAATTATTTCTCCGTGGGGCCTGATGCACTGATGGCGCTCAACTTCCACACCCACCGCGAGAAAACGCCCTCTTTCTTCTCCAGCCGCATCATCAACAAG GCTGTGTATTTCCTTTATGGCACCAAAGATTGCTTAGTGCAAGAATGCCATGACCTGGATAAGAGGATTGAG ctGGAGCTGGATGGTGAGAGGGTGGCATTGCCCAGTCTGGAGGGCATCATCGTGTGTAACATCGGGTACTGGGGCGGTGGGTGCCGGCTGTGGGAGGGCATGGGGGATGATCCCTGCCCCCCTACACG GCTGGATGATGGTCTGCTGGAGGTCGTCGGAGTCTTTGGCTCCTTCCACTGTGCTCAGATCCAGGTCAAGCTGGCTAACCCTGTGAGGCTAGGACAGGCCCACACAGTCAGG CTGGTTCTCAAGAGCTCCAGGATGCCCATGCAGGTGGACGGGGAACCGTGGGCCCAGGGCCCctgcaccatcaccatcacccacAAGACGCAGGCCCTCATGCTGTACCACAGCGCCGAGCAGacggacgaggacgaggacgaaTCCAGCGCCTCCGAGGCAGAGAGCCCCGCCCCCCACGACTCACCCAGGCCTGCAGGGCCCGCCTCCGCTCGTGCTTGA